One part of the Bombus terrestris chromosome 13, iyBomTerr1.2, whole genome shotgun sequence genome encodes these proteins:
- the LOC100651342 gene encoding pyruvate dehydrogenase (acetyl-transferring) kinase, mitochondrial isoform X2, producing the protein MKLTQKCFGNISKMLDFYSQFNPSPLSIKQFIDFGLSACERKSFIFLRKELPVRLANIMKEIHLLPENLLKMPSMGIVNNLYATSFEDIMQFEKVEVNETTLDKFCQTLVKIRNRHKDIVETMAQGVLELKEAHDVDVQTENNIQYFLDRFLMSRISIRMLINQHTLLFGSELNGHSTHVGSIDPSCEIISVVRDAYDKARLLCDQYYLASPELIVQQHNELERCSQIRIVYVPSHLFHMLFELFKNSMRAIMEHHSSSEEYPAIEVIVSRGEEDICVKMSDKGGGIPRSQMDHLFKYMYSTAPKPTRTDAHTVPLAGYGYGLPVSRLYARYFHGDLVLQSCDGYGTDAIIYLKALSNEANELLPIFNKTSSKFYRTQVSTTDWSSHCGGGMATRQLRMSHDQGHKLPRGKEISHC; encoded by the exons GTCTAAGTGCCTGTGAGAGGAAGTCTTTTATATTCTTAAGGAAGGAGCTACCTGTCCGATTGGCCAATATTATGAAAGAGATCCATTTGCTACCAGAGAATTTGTTGAAAATGCCTAGTATGGGTATAGTTAATAACTTGTATGCCACTTCGTTTGAAGATATCATGCAGTTCGAGAAGGTTGAAGTGAACGAGACCACTTTAGACAA ATTCTGTCAGACTTTGGTTAAAATCCGCAACAGACACAAGGATATCGTGGAGACGATGGCGCAGGGTGTGCTGGAATTGAAAGAAGCCCACGACGTTGATGTTCAAACGGAGAACAACATCCAGTATTTCTTGGACAGATTTCTAATGTCCCGAATCTCCATTCGTATGCTCATCAACCAACACA CTCTTCTGTTTGGCAGTGAATTGAATGGGCACAGTACACACGTGGGATCCATAGACCCGTCTTGCGAGATTATCAGCGTTGTGAGAGACGCGTATGACAAAGCGAGATTGCTGTGCGATCAATATTATCTGGCTAGTCCGGAATTGATAGTCCAGCAACATAACG agCTGGAACGATGTAGTCAAATTAGAATAGTTTACGTACCGAGCCATTTGTTCCATATGCTGTTCGAACTTTTCAAGAACAGCATGCGAGCTATTATGGAGCATCATAGCTCTAGCGAGGAGTACCCGGCGATAGAAGTGATCGTGTCCCGCGGCGAAGAAGATATTTGCGTCAAA ATGTCTGACAAAGGTGGTGGTATTCCACGCTCGCAAATGGACCATTTGTTCAAGTACATGTACAGTACTGCGCCTAAGCCAACCAGAACCGATGCTCACACCGTTCCACTTGCTGGATACGGCTACGGTCTTCCAGTATCACGATTATACGCTAGATATTTCCACGGTGATCTCGTGCTGCAAAGTTGCGATGGTTATGGTACCGATGCTATTATATATCTTAAG GCATTGTCGAACGAAGCCAACGAGCTGTTACCAATCTTCAACAAGACTTCCTCCAAGTTTTATCGAACTCAAGTATCAACCACCGACTGGAGCAGTCATTGCGGTGGTGGAATGGCCACGAGGCAACTACGTATGAGCCACGACCAAGGGCACAAACTGCCACGTGGAAAGGAGATCAGTCATTGCTAG
- the LOC100651342 gene encoding pyruvate dehydrogenase (acetyl-transferring) kinase, mitochondrial isoform X1, whose amino-acid sequence MKLTQKCFGNISKMLDFYSQFNPSPLSIKQFIDFGLSACERKSFIFLRKELPVRLANIMKEIHLLPENLLKMPSMGIVNNLYATSFEDIMQFEKVEVNETTLDNSLLPHRFCQTLVKIRNRHKDIVETMAQGVLELKEAHDVDVQTENNIQYFLDRFLMSRISIRMLINQHTLLFGSELNGHSTHVGSIDPSCEIISVVRDAYDKARLLCDQYYLASPELIVQQHNELERCSQIRIVYVPSHLFHMLFELFKNSMRAIMEHHSSSEEYPAIEVIVSRGEEDICVKMSDKGGGIPRSQMDHLFKYMYSTAPKPTRTDAHTVPLAGYGYGLPVSRLYARYFHGDLVLQSCDGYGTDAIIYLKALSNEANELLPIFNKTSSKFYRTQVSTTDWSSHCGGGMATRQLRMSHDQGHKLPRGKEISHC is encoded by the exons GTCTAAGTGCCTGTGAGAGGAAGTCTTTTATATTCTTAAGGAAGGAGCTACCTGTCCGATTGGCCAATATTATGAAAGAGATCCATTTGCTACCAGAGAATTTGTTGAAAATGCCTAGTATGGGTATAGTTAATAACTTGTATGCCACTTCGTTTGAAGATATCATGCAGTTCGAGAAGGTTGAAGTGAACGAGACCACTTTAGACAA TTCGCTTCTGCCTCATAGATTCTGTCAGACTTTGGTTAAAATCCGCAACAGACACAAGGATATCGTGGAGACGATGGCGCAGGGTGTGCTGGAATTGAAAGAAGCCCACGACGTTGATGTTCAAACGGAGAACAACATCCAGTATTTCTTGGACAGATTTCTAATGTCCCGAATCTCCATTCGTATGCTCATCAACCAACACA CTCTTCTGTTTGGCAGTGAATTGAATGGGCACAGTACACACGTGGGATCCATAGACCCGTCTTGCGAGATTATCAGCGTTGTGAGAGACGCGTATGACAAAGCGAGATTGCTGTGCGATCAATATTATCTGGCTAGTCCGGAATTGATAGTCCAGCAACATAACG agCTGGAACGATGTAGTCAAATTAGAATAGTTTACGTACCGAGCCATTTGTTCCATATGCTGTTCGAACTTTTCAAGAACAGCATGCGAGCTATTATGGAGCATCATAGCTCTAGCGAGGAGTACCCGGCGATAGAAGTGATCGTGTCCCGCGGCGAAGAAGATATTTGCGTCAAA ATGTCTGACAAAGGTGGTGGTATTCCACGCTCGCAAATGGACCATTTGTTCAAGTACATGTACAGTACTGCGCCTAAGCCAACCAGAACCGATGCTCACACCGTTCCACTTGCTGGATACGGCTACGGTCTTCCAGTATCACGATTATACGCTAGATATTTCCACGGTGATCTCGTGCTGCAAAGTTGCGATGGTTATGGTACCGATGCTATTATATATCTTAAG GCATTGTCGAACGAAGCCAACGAGCTGTTACCAATCTTCAACAAGACTTCCTCCAAGTTTTATCGAACTCAAGTATCAACCACCGACTGGAGCAGTCATTGCGGTGGTGGAATGGCCACGAGGCAACTACGTATGAGCCACGACCAAGGGCACAAACTGCCACGTGGAAAGGAGATCAGTCATTGCTAG